A single genomic interval of Celeribacter indicus harbors:
- a CDS encoding c-type cytochrome, giving the protein MKSFLIRSGGASRICRECQNLHRRTGETGEKPRSATGARSDPAIRAGRHAIRPLLICLCLAAAPLRAEGDAERGAALYAAHCACCHGAVLRLTLSPEDAPRVATFLEGHKTRSRQDREDLAAYLVEMAR; this is encoded by the coding sequence ATGAAGTCCTTTCTGATCAGATCGGGCGGAGCTTCGCGCATTTGCCGCGAATGTCAAAACCTGCACCGGCGGACGGGGGAAACCGGCGAAAAGCCGCGGTCCGCGACGGGCGCACGGTCGGATCCCGCCATCCGCGCGGGGCGGCACGCGATCCGTCCCCTCCTGATCTGTCTGTGCCTTGCCGCCGCCCCCCTGCGGGCCGAAGGCGATGCGGAGCGTGGCGCTGCCCTCTATGCCGCCCATTGCGCATGCTGTCACGGCGCCGTCCTGCGCCTGACGCTGAGCCCGGAGGACGCACCGCGCGTCGCGACGTTTCTCGAGGGCCACAAGACCCGCAGCCGGCAGGACCGGGAGGATCTCGCCGCCTATCTCGTGGAAATGGCGCGCTAG